Proteins from one Drosophila gunungcola strain Sukarami chromosome 3R, Dgunungcola_SK_2, whole genome shotgun sequence genomic window:
- the LOC128252186 gene encoding uncharacterized protein LOC128252186, with product MDEAPRRTTAMKSCIIACLSFGSPSTSCCFPWPRLFSSSA from the coding sequence ATGGATGAGGCCCCTCGTCGGACAACCGCAATGAAGTCATGTATAATTGCCTGTTTATCTTTCGGTTCTCCATCAACCTCCTGCTGCTTTCCTTGGCCACGGTTATTCTCGTCCTCCGCATAG
- the LOC128252162 gene encoding uncharacterized protein LOC128252162 has translation MIGMSRRILSKSLQSFPSLIKAPITRISPATLNQGFRTSLRSFSDSQKSATMELPEGILMGFGNPLLDITCTVEDNVMLEKYGLDANAAIVAEEKHDVLFDELMNMENVIYSAGGACQNSMRIFQWIVQTPFRAVFSGAVGKDKLGDRIEKRARADGLLTLYQLKEELPTGSCAVIINGPNRSLVANLGAASLFTEDWVDDEENTCALERAKFFYFTGFFLAVCANVVEQVAVMCSESNRIAILNFSAVFVLQMHKDTVAELIQYVDIIICNKEEAIAFADSNDWKTKNIFEIGSRLQKMPKANVRPRLVMITDAVCPVLVFQDNDRVLEYPVPKVTRGPVFDTNGCGDAFVGGFLAMFVQRMPLDYCIRTGIFASQQILNVVGVQIEKLPKFSEKCI, from the exons ATGATAGGGATGTCCAGGAGGATATTAAGCAAAAGTCTACAATCATTTCCGTCGCTGATTAAAGCCCCGATCACTCGAATTTCACCAGCAACTTTGAATCAGGGATTTCGGACTTCACTTAGGAGCTTTAGCGACAGCCAAAAATCCGCGACAATGGAACTGCCAGAGGGAATCCTGATGGGCTTTGGCAATCCTCTGCTGGACATCACCTGCACCGTCGAGGACAACGTGATGCTGGAGAAGTACGGCCTGGATGCCAATGCAGCGATCGTAGCCGAGGAGAAGCACGACGTCCTGTTCGACGAGCTAATGAACATGGAGAACGTCATCTATTCGGCGGGCGGAGCCTGTCAGAACTCGATGCGGATCTTCCAGTGGATCGTGCAGACTCCGTTTCGCGCCGTCTTCAGCGGGGCCGTGGGCAAGGACAAGCTGGGCGACCGCATCGAAAAGAGAGCCAGGGCCGATGGCCTGCTGACACTTTACCAGCTGAAGGAGGAACTGCCTACAG GCTCTTGTGCGGTGATCATCAATGGGCCGAACCGCTCCTTGGTGGCCAACTTGGGGGCGGCCTCGCTCTTCACCGAGGATTGGGTTGACGACGAGGAGAACACCTGCGCCCTGGAACGCGCCAAGTTCTTCTACTTCACGGGCTTTTTCCTGGCCGTCTGCGCCAATGTCGTGGAGCAAGTGGCGGTAATGTGCTCCGAGTCCAACCGAATTGCTATCCTCAACTTTAGTGCCGTGTTCGTGCTGCAGATGCACAAGGACACTGTGGCCGAACTCATCCAGTACGTGGACATCATAATCTGCAACAAGGAGGAGGCCATCGCCTTCGCCGACTCCAACGACTGGAAGACGAAGAACATCTTTGAGATTGGCTCTCGGCTGCAGAAAATGCCCAAGGCGAACGTCCGTCCGCGCCTTGTCATGATCACGGATGCCGTGTGCCCGGTGCTCGTCTTCCAGGACAACGACCGCGTTCTGGAGTACCCCGTTCCCAAGGTGACCAGGGGCCCGGTTTTCGACACCAACGGTTGCGGCGACGCCTTCGTCGGCGGGTTCCTTGCCATGTTCGTCCAGAGGATGCCCCTGGACTACTGCATCCGCACGGGGATATTCGCCTCCCAGCAGATCCTCAACGTGGTCGGCGTGCAGATCGAAAAACTGCCAAAGTTTAGCGAAAAATGCATATAA